From Nilaparvata lugens isolate BPH chromosome 7, ASM1435652v1, whole genome shotgun sequence, one genomic window encodes:
- the LOC120352349 gene encoding small VCP/p97-interacting protein-like isoform X1: MLIFKETRRRQLAEAADKRQQEQENRGIKDPEKVKRMKQRSEEMERRQEEAARHGGSGSELKDIKNNIESP, from the exons ATGTTAATTTTCAAGGAAACGCGGAGAAGGCAGTTGGCAGAAGCTGCTGATAAACGCCAACAAGAACAGGAGAACAGAGGAATAAAAGATCCAGAAAAAGTTAAGCGAATGAAACAAAGATCTGAAGAAATGGAGAGACGGCAAGAAGAGGCAGCTCGCCATGGTGGCAGTGGGTCAGAACTCAAG gatataaaaaataacattgaaagtccataa
- the LOC120352349 gene encoding small VCP/p97-interacting protein-like isoform X2, translating into MLIFKETRRRQLAEAADKRQQEQENRGIKDPEKVKRMKQRSEEMERRQEEAARHGGSGSELKWQVTS; encoded by the coding sequence ATGTTAATTTTCAAGGAAACGCGGAGAAGGCAGTTGGCAGAAGCTGCTGATAAACGCCAACAAGAACAGGAGAACAGAGGAATAAAAGATCCAGAAAAAGTTAAGCGAATGAAACAAAGATCTGAAGAAATGGAGAGACGGCAAGAAGAGGCAGCTCGCCATGGTGGCAGTGGGTCAGAACTCAAG